A section of the Lutra lutra chromosome 3, mLutLut1.2, whole genome shotgun sequence genome encodes:
- the OBSL1 gene encoding obscurin-like protein 1 isoform X2, whose amino-acid sequence MKAGSGDQGSPPCFLRFPRPVRVVSGAEAELKCVVLGEPPPIVVWEKGGQQLAASERLSFPADGAEHGLLLSGALPTDAGVYVCRARNAAGEAYAAAAVTVLEPPAPESEPQPAERPLPPPGTGEGAPVFLAGPRSQWVLRGAQVVLTCQVGGLPAPALYWEKDGMALDEVWDSGHFTLEPGRAEGGQGVSLALRILAARLPDSGVYVCHARNAHGHAQAGALLQVHQPPENPPEDPDEAPKPVVEPLKCAPKTFWVNEGKHAKFRCYVMGKPEPEIEWHWEGRPLLSDRRRLMYRDRDGGFVLKVLYCQAKDRGLYVCAARNSAGQTLSAVQLHVKEPRLRFTRPLQDVEGREHGIAVLECKVPNSRIPTAWFREDQRLLPCRKYEQIEEGTVRRLIIHRLKADDDGVYLCEMRGRVRTVANVTVKGPILRRLPRKLDVLEGENAVLLVETQEAGVEGHWSRDGDDLPATCQSSSGHMHALVLPGVTREDAGEVTFSLGNSRTTTLLRVKCVKHSPPGPPVLAEMFKGHKNTVLLTWKPPEPAPETPFIYRLERQEVGSEDWIQCFSIEKAGAVEVPGDCVPSEGDYRFRVCTVSEHGRSPHVVFHGSAHLVPTARLVAGLEDVQVYDGEDAVFSLDLSTIIQGTWFLNGEELKSHEPEGQVEPGALRYRIEQRGLQHRLLLRAVQHQHSGALVGFSCPGVQDSAALTIQESPVHILSPEDKVSLTFTTSERVVLTCELSRVDFPACWYKDGQEVEESESLVVKMDGRKHRLILPAAEVRDSGEFECRTEGVSAFFSVTVRDPPVHILDPQEHVFVHAITSECVMLTCEVDREDAPVHWYKDGQEVEESDFVVLEKEGPHHRLVLPAAQPPDGGEFQFVAGDERAYFTVTITDVSSWIVYPSGKVYVAAVRLERVVLTCELCRPWAEVRWTKDGEEVVESPALLLQKEDTVRRLVLPAVQLEDSGEYLCEIDDESASFTVTVTEPPVRIIYPRDEMTLIAVSLECVVLRCELSRQDAPVRWYKDGLEVEESEALVLESDGPHHRLVLPAAQPEQGGEFVCDAGDDSAFFTVTITAPPEKIVHPAARSLDLQFGAPGRVVLRCEVAPAGSQVRWYKDGLEVEVSDTLLLGAEGPVRTLTLPHAQPEDAGEYVCETRDEAVTFNVSVAEPPVQFLAPEASPAPLCVAPGEPVVLSCEVSRAGALVFWSHNGSPVQEGKGLEFQAEGPRRILCIRAAELTHAGLYTCQSGTAPGAPSLSFTVQVAEPPVRVVAPEAAQTRVRSTPGGDLELVVHLSGPGGPVRWYKDGERLASQGRVQLEQAWARQVLRVQGARSGDAGEYLCDTPQDSRIFLVSVEEPPQAKLVSELTPLTVHEGDDATFRCEVSPPDAEVTWLRNGAVVTPGPQLEIGEHGLSRTLTVRGCQLDDAGTVTARAGGTATSARLHVRETELLFLRRLQDVRAEEGQDVCLEVETGRVGAAGAVRWLRAGEPLPHDSRMSMAQDGHVYRLFIHGVVLADQGTYGCESHHDRTLARLSVRPKQLRVLRPLEDMTIIEGGSATFQLELSQEGVAGEWARGGVRLQPGPKCHVHAEGRTHRLVLSSLGPADSGCVSFTVDSLRCAARLTVREAPVTIVRGLQDLEVTEGDTATLECELSQALADVTWEKDGCLLTPSPRLRLQALGTRRLLQLRRCSPLDAGTYSCAVGAARAGPVRLAVRERNVSVLSELRSVRAREGDGATFECTVSEVETTGSWELGSRQLRPGGHVRIRQEGKKHILVLSELRPEDAGEVRFQAGPAQSVAQLEVEALPLQMCRRPPREKTVLVGRRAVLEVTVSRSGGHVCWLREGVELCPGDKYELRSHGPTHSLVIHDVRPEDQGTYSCQAGQDSAHTRLLVEGFSLPPDSGPHLSLLNAPLVP is encoded by the exons CTGGACGAAGTGTGGGACAGCGGCCACTTCACTCTCGAGCCTGGCCGCGCCGAAGGCGGCCAGGGCGTGAGCCTAGCTCTGCGCATCCTGGCTGCGCGGCTGCCGGACTCGGGCGTCTACGTGTGCCACGCCCGCAACGCGCACGGCCACGCGCAGGCCGGAGCGCTGCTGCAGGTGCACCAGCCCCCCGAGAACCCGCCCGAGGACCCCGACGAGGCCCCCAAGCCCGTGGTGGAGCCTCTCAAGTGCGCGCCCAAAACCTTCTGGGTGAACGAGGGCAAGCACGCCAAGTTCCGCTGCTACGTGATGGGCAAGCCGGAGCCCGAGATCGAATGGCACTGGGAGGGCCGCCCGCTGCTCTCCGACCGCCGCCGCCTCATGTACCGCGACCGCGACGGCGGCTTCGTGCTCAAGGTGCTCTACTGCCAGGCCAAGGACCGCGGGCTCTACGTGTGCGCAGCGCGCAACTCCGCGGGGCAAACGCTCAGTGCCGTGCAGCTGCACGTCAAAG AGCCCCGCCTCCGCTTCACCAGGCCCCTGCAGGACGTGGAAGGCCGGGAGCATGGGATCGCCGTGCTGGAGTGTAAAGTGCCCAACTCTCGCATTCCCACGGCCTGGTTCCGCGAGGACCAGAGGCTGCTGCCCTGCCGCAAGTACGAGCAGATCGAGGAGGGTACCGTCCGGCGCCTCATCATCcacaggctgaaggcagacgacGACGGTGTCTACCTGTGCGAGATGCGGGGCCGGGTGCGCACCGTGGCCAACGTGACCGTCAAAG GGCCCATCCTGAGGCGGCTGCCCCGGAAGCTGGACGTCCTCGAGGGAGAGAACGCTGTGCTGCTCGTGGAGACACAAGAAGCTGGGGTCGAGGGGCACTGGAGCCGCGATGGGGACGACCTTCCGGCGACCTGCCAGAGCAGCTCCGGCCACATGCACGCCCTGGTCCTTCCAGGGGTCACCCGAGAAGATGCTGGCGAGGTCACCTTTAGCCTGGGCAACTCCCGGACCACCACTCTGCTCAGAGTCAAAT GTGTCAAGCACAGCCCACCGGGACCCCCCGTGTTGGCAGAGATGTTCAAGGGCCATAAGAACACAGTCCTGCTGACCTGGAAGCCCCCCGAACCAGCCCCTGAAACCCCCTTCATCTATCGGCTGGAGCGGCAGGAGGTGGGCTCCGAAGACTGGATTCAGTGCTTCAGCATCGAGAAGGCCGGCGCTGTGGAGGTCCCGGGAGACTGTGTGCCCTCTGAGGGCGACTACCGCTTCCGCGTCTGCACGGTCAGCGAACACGGCCGCAGCCCCCATGTCGTGTTCCACGGGTCCGCTCACCTTG TGCCCACGGCTCGCCTGGTGGCCGGCCTGGAAGATGTCCAGGTATACGACGGGGAAGATGCTGTCTTCTCCCTGGATCTTTCCACCATCATCCAGGGCACCTGGTTCCTTAACGGGGAAGAACTCAAGAGTCACGAGCCGGAGGGCCAGGTGGAGCCCGGGGCCCTGCGCTACCGCATCGAGCAGAGAGGCCTACAGCACAGGCTCCTCCTGCGAGCCGTCCAGCACCAGCACAGCGGGGCCCTGGTGGGCTTCAGCTGCCCAGGCGTTCAGGACTCAGCCGCCCTCACCATCCAAG AGAGCCCTGTGCACATCCTGAGCCCCGAGGACAAGGTGTCGTTGACCTTCACGACCTCAGAGCGGGTGGTGCTGACCTGTGAGCTCTCCCGGGTGGACTTCCCAGCGTGCTGGTACAAGGATGGGCAGGAAGTGGAGGAGAGCGAGTCACTGGTGGTGAAGATGGATGGGCGCAAACACCGTCTGATCCTGCCGGCCGCGGAGGTTCGGGACAGCGGCGAGTTCGAGTGCAGGACGGAGGGGGTCTCTGCCTTCTTCAGTGTCACCGTCCGAG ACCCCCCAGTGCATATCCTGGACCCCCAGGAGCACGTGTTCGTGCACGCCATCACCTCGGAGTGTGTCATGCTGACCTGCGAGGTGGACCGAGAAGACGCACCCGTGCACTGGTACAAGGATGGGCAGGAGGTGGAAGAAAGTGACTTCGTGGTCCTGGAGAAGGAAGGGCCCCACCACCGCCTGGTGCTGCCTGCCGCCCAGCCTCCGGACGGGGGCGAATTTCAGTTTGTCGCTGGAGACGAGCGTGCCTACTTCACGGTCACCATCACAG ACGTCTCCTCGTGGATCGTGTACCCCAGCGGGAAGGTGTATGTGGCAGCTGTGCGCCTGGAGCGTGTGGTGCTGACCTGTGAGTTGTGCCGGCCTTGGGCCGAGGTGCGCTGGACCAAGGACGGCGAGGAGGTGGTGGAGAGTCCCGCACTGCTCCTGCAGAAGGAGGACACTGTCCGCCGCCTGGTGTTGCCCGCTGTCCAGCTTGAGGACTCTGGCGAGTACTTGTGTGAAATCGATGACGAGTCGGCCTCCTTCACCGTCACTGTCACAG AGCCCCCAGTGCGCATCATATATCCCAGGGATGAGATGACCTTGATCGCAGTGAGCTTGGAATGCGTGGTGCTGAGGTGTGAGCTGTCCCGGCAGGATGCCCCTGTGCGCTGGTACAAGGATGGGCTGGAGGTCGAGGAGAGCGAGGCCCTGGTGCTGGAGAGCGACGGGCCACACCACCGCCTGGTGCTGCCTGCCGCCCAGCCAGAGCAGGGGGGCGAGTTCGTATGTGATGCAGGAGATGACTCGGCCTTCTTCACTGTCACCATCACAG CCCCTCCAGAGAAGATTGTGCACCCGGCAGCCCGCTCACTGGACCTGCAGTTTGGGGCCCCGGGGCGTGTGGTGCTGCGCTGCGAGGTGGCCCCCGCCGGGTCCCAGGTGCGCTGGTACAAAGATGGGCTGGAGGTGGAGGTATCAGACACGTTGCTGCTGGGAGCCGAGGGGCCTGTGCGCACCCTGACTCTGCCCCACGCCCAGCCTGAGGACGCCGGGGAGTATGTGTGCGAGACTCGTGACGAAGCTGTCACCTTCAATGTCAGCGTGGCTG AGCCCCCAGTCCAGTTCCTCGCCCCAGAGGCATCCCCTGCCCCACTCTGTGTGGCCCCCGGCGAGCCGGTAGTGCTGAGCTGTGAAGTGTCCCGGGCTGGCGCCCTGGTCTTCTGGAGTCACAACGGGAGCCCCGTGCAGGAGGGCAAGGGCCTGGAGTTCCAGGCCGAGGGCCCTCGCCGCATCCTCTGCATCCGGGCTGCAGAGCTGACCCATGCAGGCCTCTACACCTGCCAGTCGGGGACAGCCCCGGGGGCCCCCAGCCTCAGCTTCACCGTGCAAGTGGCTG AGCCCCCCGTGCGGGTGGTGGCCCCCGAGGCAGCCCAGACGAGGGTTCGCAGCACCCCAGGCGGGGACCTAGAGCTGGTGGTGCACCTCTCCGGGCCAGGGGGCCCTGTGCGCTGGTACAAGGATGGGGAGCGACTGGCAAGCCAGGGGCGGGTGCAGTTGGAGCAGGCCTGGGCGAGGCAGGTGCTGCGGGTGCAGGGGGCACGGAGCGGGGACGCTGGGGAGTACCTGTGCGACACGCCCCAGGACAGCCGCATCTTCCTCGTCAGCGTGGAAG AACCACCACAGGCAAAGCTGGTCTCAGAGCTGACACCTCTCACTGTCCACGAGGGAGATGATGCCACCTTCCGGTGTGAAGTCTCCCCACCAGACGCCGAGGTCACCTGGCTACGCAATGGGGCCGTTGTCACTCCAGGGCCCCAGCTAGAGATAGGCGAACATGGTTTGAGCCGCACACTGACAGTGCGAGGCTGCCAGCTCGACGACGCGGGGACGGTGACAGCCCGAGCAGGGGGCACAGCCACAAGCGCCCGGCTCCACGTTCGAG AAACAGAGCTACTGTTCCTGCGGCGCCTGCAGGACGTGCGGGCTGAGGAAGGCCAGGATGTGTGCCTTGAAGTGGAGACGGGTCGAGTGGGTGCAGCGGGGGCCGTGCGCTGGCTGCGAGCTGGGGAGCCCTTACCCCATGACTCGCGCATGTCCATGGCCCAGGATGGCCATGTCTACCGCCTCTTCATCCACGGTGTTGTGCTGGCTGACCAGGGCACGTACGGCTGTGAGAGCCACCACGATCGCACCCTGGCCAGACTCAGCGTGAGGC CGAAGCAGCTGAGGGTGCTGCGGCCTCTGGAGGATATGACCATCATTGAGGGGGGCAGTGCCACCTTCCAGCTGGAGCTGTCCCAGGAGGGTGTGGCTGGGGAGTGGGCCCGGGGTGGAGTGCGGCTGCAGCCGGGGCCCAAGTGCCACGTGCATGCTGAGGGCCGCACTCACCGCCTGGTGCTCAGCAGCCTGGGCCCGGCCGACTCGGGCTGCGTCTCCTTCACCGTGGATTCCCTGCGCTGTGCAGCCAGACTCACTGTGAGAG AGGCCCCAGTGACCATTGTGCGGGGGCTACAGGACCTAGAGGTGACCGAGGGAGACACAGCTACATTGGAGTGCGAGCTTTCTCAGGCCTTGGCTGATGTCACCTGGGAGAAG GACGGGTgcctcctcacccccagccctcGGCTCAGGCTCCAGGCCCTCGGCACGCGTCGCCTTCTCCAGCTGCGGCGATGCAGCCCCTTGGACGCCGGGACCTACAGCTGTGCAGTGGGGGCGGCTCGCGCCGGGCCCGTCCGCCTGGCTGTGCGCG AACGCAACGTGTCTGTGCTCTCCGAGCTCCGGTCTGTTCGCGCCCGCGAAGGTGACGGCGCCACGTTCGAGTGCACCGTGTCGGAGGTCGAGACCACGGGGAGCTGGGAACTCGGAAGCCGTCAGCTGAGACCCGGAGGCCACGTCCGCATCCGACAGGAAG GGAAGAAACATATTCTGGTGCTGAGCGAGCTGCGCCCGGAGGACGCCGGTGAGGTCCGCTTCCAGGCGGGTCCCGCCCAGTCCGTGGCTCAGCTGGAGGTGGAGG cacTGCCTCTCCAGATGTGCCGCCGCCCCCCTAGAGAGAAGACGGTTCTGGTCGGCCGCAGGGCCGTACTGGAGGTGACTGTGTCCCGCTCGGGGGGCCACGTGTGCTGGTTGCGGGAGGGGGTCGAGCTGTGCCCGGGAGACAAGTATGAGCTGCGCAGCCACGGCCCCACCCACAGCCTGGTCATCCATGACGTGCGACCTGAGGACCAGGGCACCTACAGCTGCCAGGCCGGCCAGGACAGCGCCCACACACGGTTGCTGGTAGAGG GCTTCTCACTCCCTCCTGACTCTGGACCACATCTGTCTCTCTTGAATGCCCCATTGGTACCCTag
- the OBSL1 gene encoding obscurin-like protein 1 isoform X6: MKAGSGDQGSPPCFLRFPRPVRVVSGAEAELKCVVLGEPPPIVVWEKGGQQLAASERLSFPADGAEHGLLLSGALPTDAGVYVCRARNAAGEAYAAAAVTVLEPPAPESEPQPAERPLPPPGTGEGAPVFLAGPRSQWVLRGAQVVLTCQVGGLPAPALYWEKDGMALDEVWDSGHFTLEPGRAEGGQGVSLALRILAARLPDSGVYVCHARNAHGHAQAGALLQVHQPPENPPEDPDEAPKPVVEPLKCAPKTFWVNEGKHAKFRCYVMGKPEPEIEWHWEGRPLLSDRRRLMYRDRDGGFVLKVLYCQAKDRGLYVCAARNSAGQTLSAVQLHVKEPRLRFTRPLQDVEGREHGIAVLECKVPNSRIPTAWFREDQRLLPCRKYEQIEEGTVRRLIIHRLKADDDGVYLCEMRGRVRTVANVTVKGPILRRLPRKLDVLEGENAVLLVETQEAGVEGHWSRDGDDLPATCQSSSGHMHALVLPGVTREDAGEVTFSLGNSRTTTLLRVKCVKHSPPGPPVLAEMFKGHKNTVLLTWKPPEPAPETPFIYRLERQEVGSEDWIQCFSIEKAGAVEVPGDCVPSEGDYRFRVCTVSEHGRSPHVVFHGSAHLVPTARLVAGLEDVQVYDGEDAVFSLDLSTIIQGTWFLNGEELKSHEPEGQVEPGALRYRIEQRGLQHRLLLRAVQHQHSGALVGFSCPGVQDSAALTIQESPVHILSPEDKVSLTFTTSERVVLTCELSRVDFPACWYKDGQEVEESESLVVKMDGRKHRLILPAAEVRDSGEFECRTEGVSAFFSVTVRDPPVHILDPQEHVFVHAITSECVMLTCEVDREDAPVHWYKDGQEVEESDFVVLEKEGPHHRLVLPAAQPPDGGEFQFVAGDERAYFTVTITDVSSWIVYPSGKVYVAAVRLERVVLTCELCRPWAEVRWTKDGEEVVESPALLLQKEDTVRRLVLPAVQLEDSGEYLCEIDDESASFTVTVTEPPVRIIYPRDEMTLIAVSLECVVLRCELSRQDAPVRWYKDGLEVEESEALVLESDGPHHRLVLPAAQPEQGGEFVCDAGDDSAFFTVTITAPPEKIVHPAARSLDLQFGAPGRVVLRCEVAPAGSQVRWYKDGLEVEVSDTLLLGAEGPVRTLTLPHAQPEDAGEYVCETRDEAVTFNVSVAEPPVQFLAPEASPAPLCVAPGEPVVLSCEVSRAGALVFWSHNGSPVQEGKGLEFQAEGPRRILCIRAAELTHAGLYTCQSGTAPGAPSLSFTVQVAEPPQAKLVSELTPLTVHEGDDATFRCEVSPPDAEVTWLRNGAVVTPGPQLEIGEHGLSRTLTVRGCQLDDAGTVTARAGGTATSARLHVRETELLFLRRLQDVRAEEGQDVCLEVETGRVGAAGAVRWLRAGEPLPHDSRMSMAQDGHVYRLFIHGVVLADQGTYGCESHHDRTLARLSVRPKQLRVLRPLEDMTIIEGGSATFQLELSQEGVAGEWARGGVRLQPGPKCHVHAEGRTHRLVLSSLGPADSGCVSFTVDSLRCAARLTVREAPVTIVRGLQDLEVTEGDTATLECELSQALADVTWEKDGCLLTPSPRLRLQALGTRRLLQLRRCSPLDAGTYSCAVGAARAGPVRLAVRERNVSVLSELRSVRAREGDGATFECTVSEVETTGSWELGSRQLRPGGHVRIRQEGKKHILVLSELRPEDAGEVRFQAGPAQSVAQLEVEALPLQMCRRPPREKTVLVGRRAVLEVTVSRSGGHVCWLREGVELCPGDKYELRSHGPTHSLVIHDVRPEDQGTYSCQAGQDSAHTRLLVEGE, translated from the exons CTGGACGAAGTGTGGGACAGCGGCCACTTCACTCTCGAGCCTGGCCGCGCCGAAGGCGGCCAGGGCGTGAGCCTAGCTCTGCGCATCCTGGCTGCGCGGCTGCCGGACTCGGGCGTCTACGTGTGCCACGCCCGCAACGCGCACGGCCACGCGCAGGCCGGAGCGCTGCTGCAGGTGCACCAGCCCCCCGAGAACCCGCCCGAGGACCCCGACGAGGCCCCCAAGCCCGTGGTGGAGCCTCTCAAGTGCGCGCCCAAAACCTTCTGGGTGAACGAGGGCAAGCACGCCAAGTTCCGCTGCTACGTGATGGGCAAGCCGGAGCCCGAGATCGAATGGCACTGGGAGGGCCGCCCGCTGCTCTCCGACCGCCGCCGCCTCATGTACCGCGACCGCGACGGCGGCTTCGTGCTCAAGGTGCTCTACTGCCAGGCCAAGGACCGCGGGCTCTACGTGTGCGCAGCGCGCAACTCCGCGGGGCAAACGCTCAGTGCCGTGCAGCTGCACGTCAAAG AGCCCCGCCTCCGCTTCACCAGGCCCCTGCAGGACGTGGAAGGCCGGGAGCATGGGATCGCCGTGCTGGAGTGTAAAGTGCCCAACTCTCGCATTCCCACGGCCTGGTTCCGCGAGGACCAGAGGCTGCTGCCCTGCCGCAAGTACGAGCAGATCGAGGAGGGTACCGTCCGGCGCCTCATCATCcacaggctgaaggcagacgacGACGGTGTCTACCTGTGCGAGATGCGGGGCCGGGTGCGCACCGTGGCCAACGTGACCGTCAAAG GGCCCATCCTGAGGCGGCTGCCCCGGAAGCTGGACGTCCTCGAGGGAGAGAACGCTGTGCTGCTCGTGGAGACACAAGAAGCTGGGGTCGAGGGGCACTGGAGCCGCGATGGGGACGACCTTCCGGCGACCTGCCAGAGCAGCTCCGGCCACATGCACGCCCTGGTCCTTCCAGGGGTCACCCGAGAAGATGCTGGCGAGGTCACCTTTAGCCTGGGCAACTCCCGGACCACCACTCTGCTCAGAGTCAAAT GTGTCAAGCACAGCCCACCGGGACCCCCCGTGTTGGCAGAGATGTTCAAGGGCCATAAGAACACAGTCCTGCTGACCTGGAAGCCCCCCGAACCAGCCCCTGAAACCCCCTTCATCTATCGGCTGGAGCGGCAGGAGGTGGGCTCCGAAGACTGGATTCAGTGCTTCAGCATCGAGAAGGCCGGCGCTGTGGAGGTCCCGGGAGACTGTGTGCCCTCTGAGGGCGACTACCGCTTCCGCGTCTGCACGGTCAGCGAACACGGCCGCAGCCCCCATGTCGTGTTCCACGGGTCCGCTCACCTTG TGCCCACGGCTCGCCTGGTGGCCGGCCTGGAAGATGTCCAGGTATACGACGGGGAAGATGCTGTCTTCTCCCTGGATCTTTCCACCATCATCCAGGGCACCTGGTTCCTTAACGGGGAAGAACTCAAGAGTCACGAGCCGGAGGGCCAGGTGGAGCCCGGGGCCCTGCGCTACCGCATCGAGCAGAGAGGCCTACAGCACAGGCTCCTCCTGCGAGCCGTCCAGCACCAGCACAGCGGGGCCCTGGTGGGCTTCAGCTGCCCAGGCGTTCAGGACTCAGCCGCCCTCACCATCCAAG AGAGCCCTGTGCACATCCTGAGCCCCGAGGACAAGGTGTCGTTGACCTTCACGACCTCAGAGCGGGTGGTGCTGACCTGTGAGCTCTCCCGGGTGGACTTCCCAGCGTGCTGGTACAAGGATGGGCAGGAAGTGGAGGAGAGCGAGTCACTGGTGGTGAAGATGGATGGGCGCAAACACCGTCTGATCCTGCCGGCCGCGGAGGTTCGGGACAGCGGCGAGTTCGAGTGCAGGACGGAGGGGGTCTCTGCCTTCTTCAGTGTCACCGTCCGAG ACCCCCCAGTGCATATCCTGGACCCCCAGGAGCACGTGTTCGTGCACGCCATCACCTCGGAGTGTGTCATGCTGACCTGCGAGGTGGACCGAGAAGACGCACCCGTGCACTGGTACAAGGATGGGCAGGAGGTGGAAGAAAGTGACTTCGTGGTCCTGGAGAAGGAAGGGCCCCACCACCGCCTGGTGCTGCCTGCCGCCCAGCCTCCGGACGGGGGCGAATTTCAGTTTGTCGCTGGAGACGAGCGTGCCTACTTCACGGTCACCATCACAG ACGTCTCCTCGTGGATCGTGTACCCCAGCGGGAAGGTGTATGTGGCAGCTGTGCGCCTGGAGCGTGTGGTGCTGACCTGTGAGTTGTGCCGGCCTTGGGCCGAGGTGCGCTGGACCAAGGACGGCGAGGAGGTGGTGGAGAGTCCCGCACTGCTCCTGCAGAAGGAGGACACTGTCCGCCGCCTGGTGTTGCCCGCTGTCCAGCTTGAGGACTCTGGCGAGTACTTGTGTGAAATCGATGACGAGTCGGCCTCCTTCACCGTCACTGTCACAG AGCCCCCAGTGCGCATCATATATCCCAGGGATGAGATGACCTTGATCGCAGTGAGCTTGGAATGCGTGGTGCTGAGGTGTGAGCTGTCCCGGCAGGATGCCCCTGTGCGCTGGTACAAGGATGGGCTGGAGGTCGAGGAGAGCGAGGCCCTGGTGCTGGAGAGCGACGGGCCACACCACCGCCTGGTGCTGCCTGCCGCCCAGCCAGAGCAGGGGGGCGAGTTCGTATGTGATGCAGGAGATGACTCGGCCTTCTTCACTGTCACCATCACAG CCCCTCCAGAGAAGATTGTGCACCCGGCAGCCCGCTCACTGGACCTGCAGTTTGGGGCCCCGGGGCGTGTGGTGCTGCGCTGCGAGGTGGCCCCCGCCGGGTCCCAGGTGCGCTGGTACAAAGATGGGCTGGAGGTGGAGGTATCAGACACGTTGCTGCTGGGAGCCGAGGGGCCTGTGCGCACCCTGACTCTGCCCCACGCCCAGCCTGAGGACGCCGGGGAGTATGTGTGCGAGACTCGTGACGAAGCTGTCACCTTCAATGTCAGCGTGGCTG AGCCCCCAGTCCAGTTCCTCGCCCCAGAGGCATCCCCTGCCCCACTCTGTGTGGCCCCCGGCGAGCCGGTAGTGCTGAGCTGTGAAGTGTCCCGGGCTGGCGCCCTGGTCTTCTGGAGTCACAACGGGAGCCCCGTGCAGGAGGGCAAGGGCCTGGAGTTCCAGGCCGAGGGCCCTCGCCGCATCCTCTGCATCCGGGCTGCAGAGCTGACCCATGCAGGCCTCTACACCTGCCAGTCGGGGACAGCCCCGGGGGCCCCCAGCCTCAGCTTCACCGTGCAAGTGGCTG AACCACCACAGGCAAAGCTGGTCTCAGAGCTGACACCTCTCACTGTCCACGAGGGAGATGATGCCACCTTCCGGTGTGAAGTCTCCCCACCAGACGCCGAGGTCACCTGGCTACGCAATGGGGCCGTTGTCACTCCAGGGCCCCAGCTAGAGATAGGCGAACATGGTTTGAGCCGCACACTGACAGTGCGAGGCTGCCAGCTCGACGACGCGGGGACGGTGACAGCCCGAGCAGGGGGCACAGCCACAAGCGCCCGGCTCCACGTTCGAG AAACAGAGCTACTGTTCCTGCGGCGCCTGCAGGACGTGCGGGCTGAGGAAGGCCAGGATGTGTGCCTTGAAGTGGAGACGGGTCGAGTGGGTGCAGCGGGGGCCGTGCGCTGGCTGCGAGCTGGGGAGCCCTTACCCCATGACTCGCGCATGTCCATGGCCCAGGATGGCCATGTCTACCGCCTCTTCATCCACGGTGTTGTGCTGGCTGACCAGGGCACGTACGGCTGTGAGAGCCACCACGATCGCACCCTGGCCAGACTCAGCGTGAGGC CGAAGCAGCTGAGGGTGCTGCGGCCTCTGGAGGATATGACCATCATTGAGGGGGGCAGTGCCACCTTCCAGCTGGAGCTGTCCCAGGAGGGTGTGGCTGGGGAGTGGGCCCGGGGTGGAGTGCGGCTGCAGCCGGGGCCCAAGTGCCACGTGCATGCTGAGGGCCGCACTCACCGCCTGGTGCTCAGCAGCCTGGGCCCGGCCGACTCGGGCTGCGTCTCCTTCACCGTGGATTCCCTGCGCTGTGCAGCCAGACTCACTGTGAGAG AGGCCCCAGTGACCATTGTGCGGGGGCTACAGGACCTAGAGGTGACCGAGGGAGACACAGCTACATTGGAGTGCGAGCTTTCTCAGGCCTTGGCTGATGTCACCTGGGAGAAG GACGGGTgcctcctcacccccagccctcGGCTCAGGCTCCAGGCCCTCGGCACGCGTCGCCTTCTCCAGCTGCGGCGATGCAGCCCCTTGGACGCCGGGACCTACAGCTGTGCAGTGGGGGCGGCTCGCGCCGGGCCCGTCCGCCTGGCTGTGCGCG AACGCAACGTGTCTGTGCTCTCCGAGCTCCGGTCTGTTCGCGCCCGCGAAGGTGACGGCGCCACGTTCGAGTGCACCGTGTCGGAGGTCGAGACCACGGGGAGCTGGGAACTCGGAAGCCGTCAGCTGAGACCCGGAGGCCACGTCCGCATCCGACAGGAAG GGAAGAAACATATTCTGGTGCTGAGCGAGCTGCGCCCGGAGGACGCCGGTGAGGTCCGCTTCCAGGCGGGTCCCGCCCAGTCCGTGGCTCAGCTGGAGGTGGAGG cacTGCCTCTCCAGATGTGCCGCCGCCCCCCTAGAGAGAAGACGGTTCTGGTCGGCCGCAGGGCCGTACTGGAGGTGACTGTGTCCCGCTCGGGGGGCCACGTGTGCTGGTTGCGGGAGGGGGTCGAGCTGTGCCCGGGAGACAAGTATGAGCTGCGCAGCCACGGCCCCACCCACAGCCTGGTCATCCATGACGTGCGACCTGAGGACCAGGGCACCTACAGCTGCCAGGCCGGCCAGGACAGCGCCCACACACGGTTGCTGGTAGAGGGTGAGTGA